In Populus nigra chromosome 10, ddPopNigr1.1, whole genome shotgun sequence, the following proteins share a genomic window:
- the LOC133704933 gene encoding uncharacterized protein LOC133704933, with protein MVSLETVQATSRSIDQPSSPRISFSAEFLDDKNFISISPSPQAEKDKETERERARNAEFEFLSSKMSSQTMLTADELFCEGRLLPFWQMQHSEKLNKVSLKTKNAEEEEEVSKEEPRVWFVDDDPSPRPPKCTVLWKELLRLKKQRASSLSPSSSSSSTSSSSSSLADIATKEEGKRGSGNGEKHVKRIKKGLERTRSASMRIRPMINVPICTQMKSSALPPLFPLKKGRLER; from the coding sequence ATGGTATCCCTAGAAACTGTTCAAGCCACATCTAGATCCATTGACCAACCTTCAAGCCCCCGTATTTCTTTCTCTGCTGAATTCCTTGATGACAAGAACTTCATTTCCATTAGTCCAAGCCCACAGGCTGAGAAAGATAAAGAAACAGAGCGAGAAAGGGCTAGAAATGCAGAATTTGAGTTCCTCTCGAGCAAAATGAGTAGCCAGACTATGCTAACAGCAGATGAGCTTTTCTGCGAAGGGAGATTACTTCCCTTTTGGCAAATGCAGCATTCTGAGAAACTCAACAAAGTCAGCCTTAAGACTAAAAATGctgaggaggaagaggaggtgAGCAAGGAAGAGCCAAGGGTTTGGTTTGTTGATGATGACCCATCTCCAAGGCCACCAAAGTGCACTGTTCTGTGGAAAGAGCTGCTGCGGCTAAAGAAGCAGCGTGCTTCTTCTTTGTCACCGTCATCATCCTCCTCTtcaacatcatcttcttctagCTCCCTTGCAGACATTGCCACTAAAGAAGAAGGGAAGCGGGGTTCCGGGAATGGAGAGAAGCACGTGAAGCGGATAAAGAAAGGATTAGAGAGAACAAGATCAGCCAGTATGAGAATAAGGCCAATGATAAATGTACCAATTTGCACTCAGATGAAGAG